The following proteins are co-located in the Planococcus plakortidis genome:
- a CDS encoding YisL family protein translates to MGFLTDTTHLHITMWVVGIVLFLVAAFMHRDSKGRKIVHMITRLIYVLIIITGLTLFIAHSSYDAMLYGLKFLFGLLTIGMMEMVLVRGKKQKPVTLFWALFAVFLLVTLFLGFKLPIGFNFLA, encoded by the coding sequence TTGGGATTTTTAACTGACACAACGCATTTACACATTACCATGTGGGTAGTGGGGATCGTGCTGTTCCTCGTGGCTGCATTCATGCACCGCGACAGCAAGGGGCGTAAAATCGTCCATATGATCACGAGACTGATCTATGTTTTAATCATCATCACCGGACTGACGTTGTTCATCGCGCATTCCTCTTACGATGCCATGCTTTACGGCTTGAAATTCCTATTCGGTTTATTGACCATCGGCATGATGGAAATGGTGCTCGTCCGTGGCAAGAAACAAAAACCCGTCACATTGTTCTGGGCCTTGTTTGCCGTGTTCTTGCTCGTGACCTTGTTCCTCGGCTTCAAATTGCCGATCGGCTTCAACTTCCTTGCATAA
- the fabF gene encoding beta-ketoacyl-ACP synthase II — MENRRVVITGIGAVTPLGNSAESTWEAVKEGRSGVGPLTRIDADQYPAKVAAELKAFSIEEYIERKEARKMDRFTHYALASSIMAMKDAALELDEKTALRTGVWIGSGIGGMETIENQMDVLNSRGVRRISPFFVPMIIPDMASGQVSIHFGAKAINSCSVTACASGTNSIGDAFKVIQRGDADVMISGGAEAPITRLSVAGFTANTALTTNDDASTASRPFDKNRDGFVIGEGAGIVILEEYEHAKARGAKIYAELVGYGSTGDAHHITAPAPGGEGAARAMQQAIDDAGIEKTDVGYINAHGTSTPYNDLFETMAVKTVFGDHAYKLGMSSTKSMTGHLLGAAGGIEAIFTALALKEGIMPPTINYETPDEELDLDYVANEARTADFSYAMSNSLGFGGHNASLVLKKI; from the coding sequence ATGGAAAATCGTCGTGTAGTCATTACAGGTATCGGTGCCGTAACACCGCTTGGAAATAGTGCGGAATCTACGTGGGAAGCGGTAAAGGAAGGACGTTCTGGCGTCGGCCCGTTAACGCGCATCGATGCCGATCAGTATCCGGCGAAAGTTGCCGCTGAATTGAAGGCTTTTTCGATCGAAGAGTATATCGAGCGCAAAGAAGCCCGTAAGATGGACCGCTTCACTCATTACGCACTCGCATCATCCATCATGGCGATGAAGGATGCAGCGCTTGAGCTGGATGAAAAGACAGCGCTTCGCACAGGTGTCTGGATCGGCTCGGGGATCGGCGGAATGGAAACGATCGAGAACCAGATGGACGTCTTGAACTCCCGCGGTGTCCGCCGCATCAGCCCATTCTTCGTGCCGATGATCATTCCGGATATGGCGTCTGGGCAGGTATCGATCCATTTCGGCGCGAAAGCGATCAACTCCTGCTCGGTAACGGCTTGTGCATCGGGTACGAACTCGATCGGTGATGCCTTTAAAGTCATCCAGCGCGGCGATGCCGATGTCATGATTTCCGGCGGCGCGGAAGCTCCGATCACCCGCCTGTCTGTTGCCGGATTTACGGCGAATACCGCGTTGACGACAAATGATGATGCATCGACCGCATCGCGCCCGTTCGATAAAAACCGCGATGGCTTCGTTATCGGTGAAGGTGCAGGGATCGTCATCCTGGAAGAATACGAACATGCCAAAGCACGCGGCGCAAAAATCTACGCAGAACTTGTCGGATACGGTTCGACAGGCGATGCCCATCATATTACAGCACCGGCCCCAGGCGGCGAAGGGGCAGCGCGTGCCATGCAGCAAGCCATTGATGACGCAGGCATCGAAAAGACGGATGTCGGCTATATCAATGCCCACGGAACAAGCACCCCGTATAACGATTTGTTCGAGACGATGGCGGTCAAAACCGTATTCGGTGACCATGCTTACAAACTGGGCATGAGTTCGACGAAATCGATGACAGGGCATCTGCTCGGTGCTGCAGGCGGAATCGAAGCCATCTTTACGGCCTTGGCTTTGAAGGAAGGCATCATGCCGCCGACAATCAATTACGAAACACCGGATGAAGAATTGGATCTGGATTATGTCGCGAATGAAGCAAGAACCGCGGACTTCTCGTATGCCATGAGCAATTCACTCGGGTTTGGCGGCCATAACGCTTCGCTCGTATTGAAAAAAATATAA
- a CDS encoding DegV family protein — MRLFADSASDLPKDFFEQEQVILFPLRVHIGDEEYEDIRSIDSMKVYDAIRSGVHPKTSQASPEEMLKAFEQLAKDGEQGAYIAFSSELSGTYATAVMVADQVREEYPDLKLTIMDSKAASLGYGLLVKEAVKLRNAGEELDGIIHTVQAMADQLQSLFTVEDLDYMAKGGRISKGSAFVGGLLNIKPLLHVEDGKLVPIEKLRGRKKVIKRMIELMKERGNNLDQQVMAISHADDLEFATALKDEIEAAYNPKEIEIHMVGSVIGAHTGPGTLALFFFNKTD; from the coding sequence ATGAGATTATTTGCAGATAGCGCATCTGATTTACCAAAAGATTTTTTTGAGCAGGAACAGGTCATCCTGTTCCCTTTGCGCGTCCATATTGGGGACGAGGAGTATGAAGACATCCGGTCGATCGATTCCATGAAAGTGTATGATGCCATCCGCTCAGGCGTCCACCCCAAAACGTCTCAAGCCTCTCCTGAAGAAATGCTGAAAGCATTCGAACAATTGGCGAAAGACGGGGAACAAGGGGCTTACATTGCTTTTTCTTCTGAATTGTCCGGGACTTATGCGACAGCCGTCATGGTGGCGGACCAAGTGCGCGAAGAATATCCCGATTTGAAATTGACGATCATGGATTCCAAGGCGGCTTCGCTCGGCTATGGCCTCCTGGTCAAAGAGGCGGTGAAATTGCGCAATGCCGGCGAAGAGCTGGATGGCATCATCCATACCGTCCAGGCCATGGCCGACCAGCTCCAAAGCCTATTCACTGTAGAGGATCTGGATTATATGGCAAAAGGCGGCCGCATTTCAAAAGGCAGCGCATTTGTCGGCGGCTTATTGAATATCAAGCCCTTGCTTCATGTTGAAGATGGCAAACTGGTGCCGATCGAAAAATTGCGCGGCCGCAAAAAAGTTATCAAGCGCATGATCGAATTGATGAAAGAGCGCGGCAATAATTTGGATCAGCAAGTGATGGCCATCAGCCATGCTGACGACCTTGAATTCGCAACGGCATTGAAAGACGAAATCGAAGCTGCCTATAACCCGAAGGAAATCGAAATCCATATGGTCGGTTCCGTGATCGGTGCCCATACTGGCCCTGGCACGCTTGCTTTATTCTTCTTTAATAAAACCGATTGA
- a CDS encoding alpha/beta fold hydrolase, translating into MRVENEAWGHIPVLHIIPDGHDGGPLPTVIFLHGHMSAKEHNLHYAWQWAKRGVRVILPDALLHGERDQSLDEVQISLRFWEIVLTSIEELGFLQDELHKRQLTSGEPAVGGTSMGGITTLGALTAHPWIKAAAVMMGSGNYVELAKAQMRQYESRGFDLPLTEEERERMLQALSRFDISLNRQAFGGRPVFFWHGVKDPTVPFEPTNRLFHALQQDYAAYPERLMFLKETEAAHAVSRKGMLSVTGWIADRLNE; encoded by the coding sequence ATGAGAGTAGAAAACGAAGCATGGGGACATATCCCCGTCTTACATATCATCCCCGATGGACACGATGGCGGGCCCTTGCCAACCGTGATTTTTCTGCACGGCCATATGAGTGCTAAAGAACATAATTTGCATTACGCTTGGCAATGGGCGAAAAGAGGGGTTCGGGTCATCCTGCCCGATGCGCTGCTTCATGGGGAACGGGACCAGTCGCTTGATGAGGTTCAGATCAGCCTGCGCTTCTGGGAAATCGTCCTGACCTCGATTGAAGAGCTAGGATTTTTGCAGGATGAATTGCATAAGCGCCAATTGACCAGTGGGGAACCGGCTGTCGGTGGTACCTCGATGGGCGGCATCACAACGCTTGGCGCATTGACTGCGCATCCGTGGATCAAAGCGGCTGCAGTCATGATGGGATCAGGCAATTACGTGGAGCTGGCGAAAGCTCAGATGAGGCAATACGAATCGCGCGGGTTTGATTTGCCGCTCACGGAAGAAGAGCGCGAAAGGATGCTTCAGGCGTTGTCGCGTTTTGATATCAGCTTGAACCGCCAGGCCTTCGGTGGGCGCCCGGTCTTTTTCTGGCACGGCGTGAAAGACCCGACTGTCCCATTCGAACCGACCAACCGGCTTTTCCATGCATTGCAGCAGGATTATGCCGCCTATCCTGAACGTTTGATGTTCCTGAAAGAAACAGAAGCCGCTCACGCGGTCAGCCGGAAAGGGATGCTCTCTGTGACTGGATGGATCGCCGATCGCTTAAACGAATAA
- a CDS encoding CoA-disulfide reductase, whose product MKKVIIVGAVGGGATAAGQLRFYDKEMNITVYDRDSTMSYAACGTPYVIGEVIEDETSILMANPEQFQQKRNIDVRLEHEVMEILRAEKKVRVRNLKTGGEFHDSYDALILSPGGRAIMPEIEGSGQGHVFTLRSYSDMQAIHSYIQKQKPSHGTISGAGFIGLEMAENLKHLGLAVDIVHKSSAILSILDEDLSLLLHAELEKNGIQIHTDTVIENIGQKNVQLSNGKSLDTDFVIMSIGLKPNTLLAEKAGLSIGETGGIQTNEFMQTDDESIYAIGDASENFDFITGDPKRVPLAVPAHRQAFLAAQHITGKPVPKKGLLGTSILKVFELDAAMTGMTETAIKEKGLLAKTVTHTGNSNAGYYPDHEKLTLKVHYNPSTRQILGAQCVGGKGVDKRIDVIATAIHGGLTVDDLQALELCYAPPFSSPKDPVNMIGYKAFD is encoded by the coding sequence ATGAAAAAAGTGATCATTGTCGGCGCGGTAGGCGGCGGTGCGACCGCTGCCGGTCAGCTGCGGTTTTACGATAAGGAAATGAACATCACGGTTTATGACCGGGATTCGACCATGTCCTATGCAGCTTGTGGAACGCCATATGTAATCGGGGAAGTCATTGAAGATGAAACTTCGATCTTGATGGCGAATCCGGAACAGTTCCAACAAAAACGCAACATCGATGTCCGCCTCGAGCATGAAGTCATGGAAATTCTTCGCGCCGAGAAAAAAGTACGGGTCCGCAATTTGAAAACCGGCGGAGAGTTTCACGATTCCTACGACGCCTTGATTTTGTCTCCCGGCGGCCGCGCCATCATGCCAGAAATTGAGGGCTCAGGACAAGGGCATGTATTCACCCTGCGCAGCTATAGCGATATGCAAGCGATCCACTCCTATATACAAAAGCAAAAGCCTAGTCATGGGACAATTTCCGGCGCAGGCTTCATCGGGCTCGAAATGGCAGAGAATCTGAAGCATCTTGGATTGGCAGTCGATATCGTCCATAAGTCGAGCGCCATTCTATCGATTTTGGATGAGGACCTGTCACTTCTCCTGCATGCCGAGCTGGAAAAAAACGGCATCCAAATCCATACCGACACCGTCATCGAAAATATCGGGCAGAAAAACGTACAGCTCTCCAACGGAAAGAGCCTGGATACCGATTTCGTCATCATGAGCATCGGATTGAAACCAAACACCCTCCTTGCTGAAAAGGCGGGGCTCAGCATCGGTGAAACCGGGGGGATCCAGACCAACGAATTCATGCAGACCGATGATGAATCGATCTACGCCATCGGGGATGCTTCGGAAAACTTTGATTTCATTACCGGAGACCCGAAACGTGTCCCGCTAGCTGTCCCTGCACACCGCCAGGCTTTCCTGGCCGCTCAGCATATTACCGGAAAACCCGTTCCCAAAAAAGGACTTCTCGGCACTTCCATTTTAAAAGTTTTTGAATTGGATGCAGCGATGACAGGCATGACTGAAACTGCGATCAAAGAAAAAGGCCTGCTTGCCAAAACAGTGACCCATACAGGCAATTCAAATGCAGGTTATTATCCCGACCATGAAAAACTGACCTTAAAAGTCCATTACAATCCCAGCACCAGACAGATTTTGGGCGCACAATGCGTCGGGGGCAAAGGTGTCGACAAGCGCATCGATGTGATTGCAACCGCGATCCACGGAGGATTGACTGTCGATGACTTACAAGCGCTCGAACTGTGCTATGCTCCCCCCTTCTCTTCACCGAAAGATCCCGTCAACATGATCGGCTATAAAGCTTTCGACTGA
- a CDS encoding YjzD family protein: MQYIGTLFWSVLIISMLNYVVSAVQNVPFDFMMGIFMAVAVTVLVILMDAIIPKEAAKEY, encoded by the coding sequence ATGCAATATATTGGAACACTTTTCTGGTCTGTCCTTATTATTTCCATGTTGAATTATGTAGTAAGTGCCGTGCAAAACGTGCCATTTGATTTCATGATGGGTATCTTTATGGCAGTAGCCGTCACTGTATTGGTTATCTTGATGGATGCCATCATCCCGAAAGAAGCAGCGAAAGAATATTAA
- a CDS encoding metal-sulfur cluster assembly factor → MDQETKDYLLGALENVIDPELGVDIVNLGLVYDVELSEDGFCVVTMTLTSMGCPMGPQIVQMVKTSLYELPEVEEVDVKIVWQPVWSKDHMSRYAKMALGVR, encoded by the coding sequence ATGGATCAAGAAACAAAGGATTATCTATTGGGCGCACTTGAAAATGTCATCGACCCGGAACTGGGTGTTGATATCGTCAATTTGGGTCTTGTATATGATGTGGAATTATCCGAAGATGGTTTCTGCGTAGTCACGATGACACTCACTTCCATGGGGTGCCCAATGGGACCTCAAATCGTCCAGATGGTCAAAACATCCTTATACGAGTTACCGGAAGTCGAAGAAGTCGACGTGAAAATCGTCTGGCAGCCTGTCTGGAGCAAAGACCATATGTCGCGCTATGCCAAAATGGCACTCGGCGTTCGTTAA
- a CDS encoding ATP-dependent Clp protease ATP-binding subunit, with translation MVQFQNPNEEQKSPLEQFGRNLVEQAQSGKMDPVIGRDQEIRNVIRILSRKTKNNPVLIGEPGVGKTAIVEGLAQRIVRNDVPEGLKDRVIYELDMSALIAGAKYRGEFEERLKSVLKQVKDSEGQIILFIDEIHTIVGAGKTEGAMDAGNMLKPMLARGELYCIGATTLDEYRMHIEKDAALERRFQQVMVREPSVEDAVSILRGLKERFELHHGVRIHDRAIVAAATMSDRYITERFLPDKAIDLIDEACAMIRTEIDSMPQELDEVTRRLMQLEIEEQALRKEKDEASKTRLAALREEIEELKSSSEGMQQQWNEEKQSLQKIQAKREQLDQYRRQLEDAENKYDLNTAAMLRHGKIPELEKELSAMEVELAGDGGERLLREEVTEEEIAGIVARWTGIPVTKLVEGEREKLLRLGDTLKERVIGQDRAVELVTEAVWRARAGIKDEQKPIGSFIFLGPTGVGKTELAKSLAANLFDSEDHFIRIDMSEYMEKHSVSRLVGAPPGYIGYEEGGQLTEAVRRNPYSVVLLDEIEKAHPDVANILLQILDDGRITDSQGRLVNFSNTVVIMTSNIGSQHIGEKSDDHDMEDIVMVELRKHFRPELLNRIDDIVIFHSLSNKHFYGIAKKMIGELAARMKQQQISLEVEDSVIDYIIEAGTDPVFGARPLKRFIQREIETRIAKELIKGDVTPGSTLKVSMDANKQLLITV, from the coding sequence TTGGTTCAATTCCAAAACCCAAACGAAGAACAAAAATCGCCATTGGAACAATTCGGCCGCAATTTGGTTGAACAAGCACAGTCCGGAAAGATGGATCCGGTCATCGGGCGCGATCAGGAAATCCGCAATGTCATCCGGATTCTATCCAGAAAGACAAAGAATAATCCGGTACTGATCGGAGAACCGGGTGTCGGGAAAACCGCAATCGTGGAAGGCTTGGCGCAGCGCATCGTCCGAAACGATGTGCCGGAAGGCTTGAAGGATCGCGTCATATATGAACTCGATATGAGTGCGCTGATTGCAGGCGCAAAATACCGGGGGGAATTCGAGGAACGGCTGAAAAGCGTATTAAAGCAAGTGAAAGACAGCGAAGGGCAGATCATCCTGTTTATCGACGAGATCCATACGATCGTCGGCGCAGGTAAAACGGAAGGCGCGATGGACGCCGGAAATATGCTCAAACCGATGCTTGCGCGCGGAGAGCTGTATTGCATCGGAGCCACCACGCTCGATGAATACCGCATGCACATCGAAAAAGACGCAGCGCTTGAGCGGCGCTTCCAACAAGTGATGGTGCGCGAGCCATCTGTCGAAGATGCGGTATCGATTCTCCGCGGGTTGAAAGAGCGTTTTGAACTCCACCACGGGGTACGCATCCATGACCGGGCGATCGTTGCAGCCGCGACGATGTCTGACCGCTATATCACAGAACGATTCCTTCCGGACAAGGCAATCGACTTGATCGATGAAGCGTGTGCGATGATCCGGACAGAAATCGACTCCATGCCACAGGAACTGGATGAAGTGACGCGGCGTCTCATGCAGCTCGAAATTGAAGAGCAGGCGCTTCGAAAAGAAAAAGACGAAGCGAGCAAAACACGCCTCGCTGCGCTGCGCGAAGAGATTGAAGAGCTGAAGTCTTCTTCTGAAGGCATGCAGCAGCAATGGAACGAAGAAAAGCAATCGCTTCAGAAAATCCAGGCCAAGCGCGAACAATTGGACCAATATCGCCGCCAGCTAGAAGACGCGGAAAACAAATATGATTTGAATACCGCGGCGATGCTGCGCCACGGGAAAATTCCAGAGCTCGAAAAAGAACTGAGCGCGATGGAAGTCGAACTTGCCGGGGATGGCGGGGAGCGTTTGCTTCGAGAAGAAGTGACCGAAGAAGAAATTGCCGGCATCGTCGCTCGCTGGACGGGTATTCCGGTAACGAAATTGGTCGAAGGCGAGCGTGAAAAGCTATTGCGCCTCGGAGATACATTGAAAGAGCGCGTCATCGGCCAAGACAGAGCCGTCGAACTCGTGACAGAAGCGGTATGGCGTGCACGTGCCGGCATCAAAGATGAACAAAAACCGATCGGCTCGTTCATTTTCCTTGGGCCGACCGGTGTTGGGAAAACGGAGCTTGCGAAATCGCTGGCAGCGAACTTATTCGATTCGGAAGACCATTTCATCCGCATCGACATGTCCGAGTATATGGAAAAGCACAGCGTATCACGGCTGGTCGGCGCGCCTCCAGGGTATATCGGCTACGAGGAAGGCGGGCAATTGACAGAAGCGGTCCGCCGCAATCCATATTCCGTCGTCCTGTTGGATGAAATCGAGAAAGCCCATCCGGATGTCGCGAATATCCTGTTGCAGATATTGGACGATGGGCGGATTACGGACAGCCAAGGGCGACTGGTGAACTTCTCGAATACGGTCGTCATCATGACATCGAATATCGGCTCCCAGCACATCGGCGAAAAAAGTGATGATCATGACATGGAAGACATCGTCATGGTGGAGCTGCGCAAGCATTTCCGTCCCGAATTGTTGAACCGCATCGACGATATCGTCATTTTCCATTCATTGTCCAATAAACATTTCTATGGCATCGCCAAGAAAATGATCGGCGAATTGGCCGCTCGCATGAAACAACAGCAAATTTCCTTGGAAGTCGAAGATTCGGTCATCGACTATATCATTGAAGCAGGAACCGATCCTGTCTTCGGGGCGCGTCCGCTAAAACGCTTTATCCAGCGTGAAATCGAGACGCGCATCGCCAAGGAATTGATCAAAGGAGATGTCACTCCAGGGTCTACTTTGAAAGTTTCGATGGATGCCAATAAACAATTGCTAATCACTGTATAA
- a CDS encoding alpha-amylase family glycosyl hydrolase, translated as MKKKTIVWALAAALLLPSTAGVAAEEARTIEDESIYDVLVDRYFNKQIQNDYDVDATDPGAFSGGDFSGMESEIAHVRDMGFTVLSMGPVFQTASYDGREVLDYGQLERHFGTVEEFQSLIDEVHESDMKAIVDLPTQEVSAEHIWAQENPDWFIENGDQTLSLDTGNEEVQQALIQMFVDFRDTYGIDGVRLQDSEELDPAFIENFSAAMKRQEGFYVLADAEMESRPGFDAVVQEGVEQTLRDSYRNFDQSLADIPELMQQTEGKLIRVDSLDGSRFTSDIVESRGYPPTRWRMLFAQLLTMPGIPVVQYGSETAMNGEALPESHQILDMAVEKELIDYITNLNSLRNSSEALRMGELEMLHEEEGWMVYKRSNEEEAWIIAINNSSGTKSHSLSPDIIGEGMELRGLFESDIVRPDEDGQYRLTLDRELVETYHITEKRGLNTAYIVTLGLMYLVFMGFLWVVWKKGKQRKADEAAKKNK; from the coding sequence TTGAAGAAAAAAACTATTGTTTGGGCGTTGGCAGCCGCCTTATTATTGCCGTCAACAGCTGGTGTGGCGGCTGAAGAGGCCCGCACAATCGAAGATGAAAGCATCTACGACGTTCTCGTAGACCGCTATTTCAATAAACAGATCCAGAACGATTATGATGTGGATGCCACAGACCCGGGAGCGTTCAGTGGCGGTGACTTCTCGGGTATGGAAAGTGAGATCGCGCACGTCCGAGATATGGGCTTTACTGTGCTGTCGATGGGTCCTGTATTCCAGACTGCAAGCTATGACGGGCGGGAAGTGTTGGATTACGGCCAATTGGAACGCCATTTCGGAACGGTGGAAGAATTTCAATCGCTCATCGATGAAGTGCATGAAAGTGATATGAAAGCCATCGTCGACTTGCCAACGCAAGAAGTGAGTGCAGAGCACATCTGGGCTCAGGAAAACCCTGATTGGTTCATCGAAAACGGGGACCAGACGCTTTCCCTGGACACAGGCAATGAAGAGGTGCAGCAAGCCTTGATTCAAATGTTCGTCGACTTCCGCGATACATACGGAATAGACGGGGTCCGGCTGCAGGATTCGGAAGAACTGGACCCGGCGTTCATCGAAAACTTCTCGGCTGCCATGAAAAGGCAGGAAGGTTTTTATGTCTTGGCAGATGCGGAAATGGAGAGTCGGCCAGGGTTTGATGCCGTCGTCCAGGAGGGTGTGGAACAAACACTGCGCGACAGCTATCGTAATTTCGACCAATCGTTGGCAGACATCCCTGAATTGATGCAGCAGACAGAAGGTAAATTGATCCGTGTCGATTCACTCGACGGGTCCCGTTTCACATCGGACATCGTCGAATCAAGAGGCTATCCGCCGACCCGGTGGCGGATGCTGTTTGCGCAATTATTGACGATGCCGGGAATCCCGGTTGTCCAGTACGGTTCCGAAACCGCGATGAACGGTGAAGCCTTGCCGGAATCGCATCAGATCCTGGATATGGCGGTCGAAAAGGAATTAATCGACTACATCACCAACCTGAACTCGTTACGCAATTCATCTGAAGCCTTGCGCATGGGGGAATTGGAGATGCTTCACGAAGAAGAGGGCTGGATGGTCTATAAACGTTCAAACGAAGAAGAAGCATGGATCATCGCGATCAACAACTCATCCGGGACGAAAAGCCACAGTCTGTCACCCGATATCATAGGGGAAGGAATGGAGTTGCGGGGCTTGTTCGAAAGCGATATCGTCCGGCCGGACGAAGACGGCCAGTATCGCCTTACATTGGACCGTGAATTGGTTGAAACGTACCATATTACGGAAAAACGTGGCCTGAATACGGCGTATATCGTCACATTGGGCTTGATGTATTTAGTTTTCATGGGCTTCTTATGGGTTGTCTGGAAAAAAGGCAAGCAGCGGAAAGCCGATGAAGCTGCAAAAAAGAATAAATAA
- a CDS encoding Cof-type HAD-IIB family hydrolase has protein sequence MKQHLIVLDLDGTLLTDQKVISPKTKMILGKAREAGHQVMIATGRPYRASEIYYRELGLNTPIVNFNGAFVHHPKDDGWGLHHTPIGLDVVHEVVESMHSFDFHNIVAEVLDDVYVHHHDEKLMDIFSFGDPSITTGDLRNYLKADPTSMLIHAPYEKVHAIHDHLSEVHAEVIDHRRWGAPWHVIELVRSGMNKAVGIDRVSKSLGISKDRIIAFGDEDNDLEMLDFAGVGVAMGNAIEPLKNIANEITLNNNEDGIAELLMDRLKLKL, from the coding sequence ATGAAACAACATTTGATCGTACTCGACTTGGACGGAACATTATTGACCGACCAAAAAGTCATTTCACCTAAAACCAAAATGATATTGGGCAAAGCCCGTGAAGCGGGCCATCAAGTCATGATCGCTACAGGACGGCCATACCGCGCAAGTGAAATCTATTACCGTGAACTCGGCTTGAACACGCCGATTGTCAACTTCAATGGGGCCTTTGTCCATCATCCGAAAGATGATGGCTGGGGGCTGCACCACACGCCGATCGGCTTGGATGTCGTACACGAAGTCGTAGAGTCGATGCATAGTTTCGACTTCCATAACATTGTGGCGGAAGTGCTGGATGACGTCTATGTCCACCACCACGATGAGAAACTGATGGACATTTTCAGCTTTGGGGACCCGAGCATCACTACAGGGGATTTGCGGAATTACCTGAAGGCCGACCCGACTTCCATGTTGATCCATGCGCCTTACGAGAAAGTCCACGCCATCCACGACCACTTGTCGGAAGTTCATGCGGAAGTGATCGACCATCGCCGTTGGGGCGCCCCTTGGCACGTGATCGAACTCGTCCGCTCGGGCATGAACAAGGCAGTCGGCATCGACCGCGTCTCGAAATCATTGGGCATCTCGAAAGATCGTATCATTGCATTCGGTGATGAAGACAACGACCTGGAAATGCTCGATTTCGCAGGCGTCGGCGTCGCTATGGGCAATGCTATCGAGCCATTGAAAAACATTGCCAATGAAATCACGTTGAACAATAACGAGGACGGTATCGCCGAACTGCTGATGGACCGTTTGAAACTGAAACTCTAA
- a CDS encoding fumarylacetoacetate hydrolase family protein produces the protein MKLLSFRFQGEERFGPKVKKEEAVWDVLAIQEQLEVLPEFPDKLIDGVAQGMEFVEQIRKLTEAAVQSETPEQFKHSFSEIEWQAPVPRPPKNFICIGKNYADHAKEMGGQAPTEMVVFTKAPNTVAADEETVSVHADVTDSYDYEGELAVVIGKAGHKIPKQLAYDHVFGYTIALDLTARDLQEKHQQYFLGKSLPGSCPMGPYLVTKDEIPQSQNLSLVTKVNDEVRQNGNTEQMIRRVDELISEISKSVALEPGDVILTGTPAGVGKGFNPPKFLKAGDTIKVSIQSIGTLVTHLS, from the coding sequence ATGAAACTTCTATCGTTTCGCTTTCAAGGAGAAGAACGTTTTGGACCAAAGGTAAAAAAAGAAGAAGCCGTGTGGGATGTCCTCGCCATCCAGGAGCAGCTGGAAGTATTGCCGGAATTTCCGGATAAGCTGATTGATGGAGTAGCGCAAGGAATGGAGTTTGTGGAACAGATCCGCAAACTGACGGAGGCGGCTGTCCAATCGGAAACCCCTGAGCAATTCAAACACTCTTTTTCGGAAATCGAATGGCAGGCACCTGTCCCGAGGCCTCCGAAAAACTTTATCTGCATCGGCAAGAACTATGCAGACCATGCTAAAGAGATGGGCGGGCAGGCACCAACCGAAATGGTCGTTTTCACAAAAGCGCCGAATACGGTGGCAGCCGATGAAGAGACGGTATCCGTGCATGCGGATGTGACCGATTCATATGATTATGAAGGCGAATTGGCCGTCGTGATCGGAAAAGCCGGGCATAAGATCCCGAAACAGCTGGCTTACGATCACGTATTCGGATACACGATCGCACTCGATTTGACAGCCCGTGACCTGCAGGAAAAACATCAGCAATATTTCCTTGGAAAAAGCTTGCCGGGTTCCTGCCCGATGGGTCCATACCTGGTCACAAAAGATGAAATCCCGCAATCACAGAATCTGTCCTTGGTGACGAAAGTGAACGATGAGGTCCGCCAAAACGGCAATACGGAACAGATGATCCGCCGTGTCGATGAGTTGATTTCAGAAATCTCCAAGAGTGTGGCCCTTGAACCAGGCGATGTCATCCTGACAGGAACTCCGGCTGGCGTCGGCAAAGGGTTCAATCCGCCGAAGTTCTTGAAAGCGGGCGATACGATCAAAGTATCGATCCAGTCAATCGGCACACTCGTCACACATTTGTCATAA